Proteins from a genomic interval of Clostridium cochlearium:
- a CDS encoding Panacea domain-containing protein, with protein MSCMNYEDLSNYIIAYCNSHNLEISNKKLQKLMYYCQAWSLALNDEKLISNGFEAWRHGAVLRPLYFKYSKCGYNNIHMDANLVNNILESAMSNISDYKLNIINKVLETYSSYTANELEAMNHQEIPWIEARGDLNDSEICDEVIDTDLMKRYYKSKALERGMKEVKNNIFKFSPARLKKAQDNLRKKEVFKVNEDNYVEYEKFILNSYEATLDTTERAEYGRTI; from the coding sequence ATGAGTTGTATGAATTATGAGGATTTATCTAATTATATAATTGCTTATTGTAATTCGCATAACTTAGAAATTTCAAATAAAAAACTTCAAAAATTAATGTATTATTGTCAGGCCTGGAGTTTGGCTTTAAATGATGAAAAGCTAATAAGCAATGGTTTTGAGGCTTGGAGACATGGTGCAGTTTTAAGACCTTTATATTTTAAATATTCTAAATGTGGGTATAATAATATACACATGGATGCAAACTTAGTAAACAATATTTTAGAGAGTGCAATGAGTAATATTTCTGATTATAAATTGAATATAATTAATAAAGTTCTAGAAACATATAGTTCATATACTGCAAATGAGCTAGAAGCGATGAACCATCAAGAAATTCCTTGGATTGAAGCTAGAGGGGACCTAAATGATAGTGAGATTTGTGATGAAGTAATAGATACTGATTTAATGAAGCGATATTATAAGTCCAAAGCCTTAGAGAGGGGGATGAAAGAAGTGAAAAATAACATATTCAAATTTTCACCCGCTAGATTAAAGAAAGCTCAGGACAACTTAAGAAAAAAGGAAGTTTTTAAGGTGAATGAAGATAATTATGTAGAATATGAGAAATTCATCTTAAATTCCTATGAGGCTACATTAGATACAACGGAGAGAGCAGAATATGGTAGAACTATATAA
- a CDS encoding VRR-NUC domain-containing protein, whose product MLESKIEARLKREVEDLGGLALKFTSPGMAGVPDRLVLLPKGKIYFVELKAPGKNLRPLQLKRKEQLESLSFKVYVIDSYEKIDVFLQEVVD is encoded by the coding sequence ATTTTAGAGAGTAAAATAGAGGCTAGATTAAAACGGGAGGTAGAAGATTTAGGTGGCCTTGCACTTAAGTTCACCTCTCCAGGAATGGCAGGTGTGCCTGATAGATTAGTTTTACTACCAAAAGGAAAAATCTACTTTGTAGAACTAAAAGCACCTGGGAAAAATTTAAGGCCTCTCCAATTAAAAAGAAAAGAGCAACTGGAAAGCTTAAGCTTTAAAGTTTATGTAATAGATTCATATGAAAAAATAGATGTATTTTTACAGGAGGTGGTTGATTGA
- a CDS encoding SNF2-related protein, with product MKYKPYDYQEYATQWILDKEKAGLLLDMGMGKSVITLTAIDELMFDYFEVSKVLVIAPLRVAESTWDEEAAKWDHLKHLKISKVLGTEKERINALYTKADIYIINRENVKWLVDKCGKDWPFDMLVIDELSSFKSHRAQRFKALKKVRPFMKRVVGLTGTPAPNGLIDLWSQIYLLDGGERLGKTITGYRERYFLPDKRNQHIVFTYKLKEGAEEAIYEKLSDICVSMKAEDYLKLPERINNIIPIYLPKKAKDKYDQLERDLLLPLKDSDIVANTAGVLANKLLQMSNGAVYDENGDVKEIHNAKLKALEDSIEAANGKPVLIFYSYKHDLDRIKKHLKRDDLTVLDTAEDIKNWNEGKIPIMLAHPASAGHGLNLQAGGNIIIWFGLTWSLELYSQANARLYRQGQKQNVIIHHLVSKGTMDEDVMKALEGKEVGQEALLNAVKARVRKMGGNENER from the coding sequence TTGAAATATAAGCCTTATGATTATCAAGAATACGCTACTCAGTGGATTTTAGATAAAGAAAAAGCAGGATTACTGCTGGATATGGGAATGGGCAAGAGTGTTATTACACTAACAGCTATAGATGAATTGATGTTTGATTACTTTGAAGTATCAAAAGTATTAGTTATAGCACCTCTTCGTGTAGCGGAAAGCACATGGGATGAAGAAGCAGCTAAATGGGATCATTTAAAACATCTAAAAATATCTAAGGTTTTAGGAACGGAAAAAGAAAGAATTAATGCCTTATATACTAAAGCTGATATTTACATCATCAACCGAGAAAATGTGAAGTGGTTAGTAGATAAATGTGGTAAGGATTGGCCCTTTGACATGTTGGTAATAGATGAACTATCCAGCTTTAAATCCCATAGAGCACAAAGGTTTAAAGCCTTAAAAAAGGTAAGGCCCTTTATGAAACGAGTAGTGGGCCTTACTGGAACTCCAGCACCAAATGGACTTATAGATCTATGGTCTCAAATTTATCTACTAGATGGTGGAGAAAGGCTAGGAAAAACCATAACTGGATACAGGGAGAGATACTTCTTACCAGATAAGAGAAATCAGCATATAGTATTCACCTATAAGTTAAAGGAAGGTGCCGAGGAAGCCATCTATGAAAAACTATCAGATATTTGTGTCAGTATGAAAGCAGAGGATTATTTAAAACTACCAGAAAGAATTAATAATATCATACCAATTTATCTGCCAAAGAAGGCAAAGGATAAATATGACCAACTGGAAAGGGACTTATTACTGCCACTTAAAGATTCAGATATTGTAGCAAATACAGCAGGTGTTCTAGCTAATAAGCTACTCCAAATGTCCAACGGAGCTGTCTATGATGAAAACGGAGATGTAAAAGAAATACACAATGCAAAGCTTAAAGCATTAGAAGACAGCATAGAAGCTGCAAATGGAAAGCCAGTATTAATCTTTTATTCCTATAAGCATGATTTAGATAGAATTAAAAAGCACCTAAAAAGAGATGATTTAACAGTTCTTGATACAGCTGAAGATATAAAGAATTGGAATGAAGGTAAAATACCAATTATGCTGGCCCACCCAGCTAGTGCTGGACATGGATTAAACCTTCAAGCTGGTGGAAATATCATCATTTGGTTTGGGCTTACTTGGAGCCTTGAATTATATAGTCAAGCAAACGCAAGACTTTATAGACAAGGCCAAAAGCAAAATGTAATCATCCATCACTTAGTATCCAAAGGTACTATGGATGAAGATGTTATGAAAGCACTTGAAGGTAAAGAAGTAGGACAAGAAGCATTGCTAAATGCAGTGAAGGCGAGGGTTAGAAAGATGGGAGGTAATGAGAATGAACGCTAA
- a CDS encoding HNH endonuclease — protein MPRKPKKPCKYPGCPELTEGNYCKMHQKEINREYNCSNRPYKKLYNSSRWQDLRRYVLNKQPLCVECLKNNRITPATVVDHIEPHKGNEDLFYDINNLQSLCKSCHDRKTAKEDGRWKRKVYTY, from the coding sequence ATGCCAAGGAAACCAAAGAAGCCCTGCAAGTACCCAGGCTGTCCAGAGCTAACAGAAGGGAACTATTGCAAGATGCATCAAAAGGAAATTAATAGAGAATACAACTGTAGTAATAGACCATATAAGAAACTATACAACAGCAGTCGCTGGCAAGATTTAAGAAGGTATGTATTAAACAAACAACCTCTCTGTGTAGAGTGTTTAAAGAATAATAGGATTACCCCAGCAACAGTGGTAGACCATATAGAACCTCATAAAGGTAACGAAGACTTATTCTATGACATTAATAATCTACAATCTTTGTGTAAGTCCTGCCACGATAGGAAGACTGCCAAGGAAGATGGTAGATGGAAAAGAAAGGTTTACACTTATTGA
- a CDS encoding DUF1492 domain-containing protein produces the protein MNAKEYLSQAMWLDKSINNKLDQMERLKAIAEKVTVDFTQEKVSGGKSTTSPMEDATVKLIDLSYEINDDIDRLIDLKREILETISQVEDVSYQLLLEMRYINNKSWDDVARCMGYDKRWIMRLHGRALKEIDEILKEATKSH, from the coding sequence ATGAACGCTAAAGAATATCTATCTCAAGCTATGTGGCTTGATAAAAGTATAAATAATAAGCTGGATCAAATGGAAAGACTGAAAGCTATAGCGGAGAAGGTTACTGTAGACTTTACTCAGGAGAAGGTATCTGGGGGTAAATCTACAACAAGTCCTATGGAAGATGCTACTGTTAAACTTATAGATTTAAGCTATGAAATAAATGATGACATTGATAGATTAATCGATTTGAAAAGAGAAATATTAGAAACCATTAGCCAAGTGGAAGACGTTAGTTACCAACTGCTATTAGAGATGAGATATATAAATAATAAGAGCTGGGATGATGTAGCTAGATGTATGGGATATGATAAAAGGTGGATAATGAGACTTCATGGTAGAGCTTTAAAAGAAATTGATGAAATTTTAAAAGAAGCCACTAAAAGCCATTGA
- a CDS encoding type II toxin-antitoxin system PemK/MazF family toxin, producing the protein MVELYKDVQDLKDTREFAFGEIWKLRDELIRLLPSDRVVDKRKIHYSRTVLVVQNCLENNDEESLLIRVAPITTTIRFLQKFDVLLYPNEGDIKRDDVLRKCMAQIQLTQPILKKDMYEKVGEISNEKKEEVAAIKLELLGINLDDLLQE; encoded by the coding sequence ATGGTAGAACTATATAAAGATGTACAGGATTTAAAGGATACCAGGGAATTTGCATTTGGTGAGATTTGGAAGTTAAGGGACGAGCTAATTAGATTACTTCCAAGTGATAGGGTGGTAGATAAAAGAAAAATACACTACTCTAGGACTGTATTAGTTGTACAAAATTGTTTAGAGAATAATGATGAAGAATCTTTGCTAATAAGAGTTGCACCAATTACAACAACTATAAGATTTCTACAAAAGTTTGATGTTCTTTTATACCCGAATGAAGGAGATATAAAAAGAGATGATGTATTAAGAAAATGTATGGCCCAAATACAGTTAACTCAACCTATTTTAAAAAAAGATATGTATGAAAAAGTGGGAGAAATATCAAATGAGAAGAAAGAAGAAGTAGCTGCTATTAAGTTAGAACTTCTTGGGATTAATTTAGATGATCTTTTACAAGAATAG